One window of Agromyces rhizosphaerae genomic DNA carries:
- a CDS encoding arginine--tRNA ligase, producing MTPADLQTSLHALATALVERRREQGDEVSIELSPADVVIERPKLREHGDWASSIALRLAKPLGTPPRKIADELAAGLGEVPGVASVEVAGPGFINVRLEAGAAGALARTIVEAGGAYGSGDSLAGRVVNLEFVSANPTGPLHMGHTRWAALGDSLGRVLRAAGARVATEFYINDAGNQMDRFAASVLAAATGAPAPEGGYSGPYIDDLARQVLEEHPGLEGLPADEQLVTARETAYRIQLDEIRASLERFNVHFDVWFSERALHAPGEGGRSAIDLAVDRLREQGHVFDEDGAVWVRTTDFGDDKDRVIRRANGVYTYFAADAAYYLDKGDRGFEHKIYLLGADHHGYVHRLKALAGAAGDDPERDIEVLIGQLVSVNGARLSKRAGNIIELDDLQAWLGTDALRYTLARSPADSPLAIDPEQLQRRTNDNPVFYVQYAHARTAAVARNAASVGVDRSTFVPELLEHESESALLGALQEFPRIVAQAAELREPHRIARYIEELAGLFHRWYDNCRVLPLGDEPVGDLQRTRLWLNDATGVVLRNGLGLLGVSAPERM from the coding sequence GTGACTCCCGCAGATCTCCAGACCTCCCTGCACGCCCTCGCGACGGCCCTCGTCGAGCGCCGACGCGAGCAGGGCGACGAGGTCTCGATCGAGCTGTCACCGGCCGACGTCGTCATCGAGCGCCCGAAGCTGCGCGAGCACGGCGACTGGGCCTCGAGCATCGCCCTTCGTCTCGCGAAGCCGCTCGGCACGCCGCCGCGGAAGATCGCCGACGAGCTCGCCGCGGGCCTCGGCGAGGTGCCCGGCGTCGCGAGCGTCGAGGTCGCCGGCCCCGGCTTCATCAACGTGCGCCTCGAGGCGGGCGCGGCGGGTGCGCTCGCGCGCACGATCGTCGAGGCGGGCGGCGCCTACGGCAGCGGCGACTCGCTCGCCGGCCGAGTCGTGAACCTCGAGTTCGTCTCGGCGAACCCGACCGGACCGCTGCACATGGGCCACACCCGCTGGGCGGCCCTCGGCGACTCGCTCGGCCGCGTGCTGCGCGCCGCGGGGGCCCGGGTGGCGACCGAGTTCTACATCAACGACGCGGGCAACCAGATGGACCGGTTCGCGGCATCCGTGCTCGCCGCCGCCACCGGCGCGCCGGCTCCCGAGGGCGGCTACTCGGGCCCCTACATCGACGACCTCGCCCGGCAGGTGCTCGAGGAGCACCCCGGGCTCGAGGGCCTGCCCGCGGACGAGCAGCTCGTCACCGCGCGCGAGACCGCGTACCGCATCCAGCTCGACGAGATCCGTGCGTCGCTCGAGCGCTTCAACGTGCACTTCGACGTGTGGTTCTCCGAGCGCGCGCTCCATGCGCCGGGGGAGGGCGGCCGCAGCGCCATCGACCTCGCCGTCGACCGGCTGCGCGAGCAGGGCCACGTCTTCGATGAGGACGGCGCCGTCTGGGTGCGCACGACCGACTTCGGCGACGACAAGGACCGCGTCATCCGCCGCGCGAACGGCGTGTACACCTACTTCGCCGCCGACGCCGCGTACTACCTCGACAAGGGCGACCGCGGCTTCGAGCACAAGATCTACCTGCTCGGCGCCGACCACCACGGCTACGTGCACCGGCTGAAGGCGCTCGCGGGCGCGGCGGGCGACGACCCCGAGCGCGACATCGAGGTGCTCATCGGCCAGCTCGTGAGCGTCAACGGCGCCCGGCTGTCCAAGCGCGCCGGCAACATCATCGAGCTCGACGACCTGCAGGCCTGGCTCGGCACGGACGCGCTGCGGTACACGCTCGCCCGGTCGCCCGCCGACTCGCCGCTGGCCATCGACCCCGAGCAGCTGCAGCGCCGCACGAACGACAACCCCGTCTTCTACGTGCAGTACGCGCACGCGCGCACCGCGGCCGTGGCCCGCAACGCGGCATCCGTCGGCGTCGACCGCTCGACGTTCGTGCCCGAGCTGCTCGAGCACGAGTCGGAGTCGGCGCTGCTCGGTGCGCTGCAGGAGTTCCCGCGCATCGTGGCCCAGGCCGCGGAGCTGCGGGAGCCGCACCGCATCGCGCGCTACATCGAGGAGCTCGCGGGCCTGTTCCACCGCTGGTACGACAACTGCCGCGTGCTGCCCCTGGGCGATGAGCCGGTCGGCGACCTGCAGCGCACCCGACTCTGGCTGAACGACGCCACGGGCGTGGTGCTCCGCAACGGCCTCGGCCTGCTCGGCGTCTCGGCTCCCGAACGGATGTGA
- a CDS encoding LmeA family phospholipid-binding protein yields MSDDGQGAHGPGDTRPYGDDELQGRADASDTLPIPPLQQADAAPERRPRRGLLIGAIVAASLLVLAIATVVTDVWLRGASERQVAAQVEQELPEGVTGDVDVTIGGASMLWQLFVGRFDRVQVSAPELDVNGAVLDVEVVLEGTPRDRTRTTDRATATVALSEEAVSELIPIPGVGDGLRFEDGLVAYTGTIEILGFPIEYRADATIEADGDTVLISPESVRIVGGAAEFLLGGITEELLRIDPIPVCVAQFLPDGAEVDELTWEGGVVTLVLEAEDIVLDEALLERTGSCG; encoded by the coding sequence ATGAGCGACGACGGGCAGGGGGCGCACGGCCCCGGCGACACGCGTCCCTACGGCGACGACGAGCTGCAGGGGCGGGCGGATGCCTCGGACACCCTGCCGATCCCGCCGCTGCAGCAGGCGGATGCCGCGCCCGAGCGCCGACCGCGTCGCGGACTGCTCATCGGCGCCATCGTGGCCGCGTCGCTGCTGGTGCTCGCGATCGCGACGGTCGTGACCGACGTCTGGCTGCGCGGCGCGAGCGAGCGGCAGGTCGCCGCCCAGGTCGAGCAGGAGCTGCCCGAGGGCGTGACGGGCGACGTCGACGTGACGATCGGCGGGGCGAGCATGCTCTGGCAGCTCTTCGTCGGCCGGTTCGACCGCGTGCAGGTGAGCGCGCCGGAGCTCGACGTGAACGGCGCGGTGCTCGACGTCGAGGTCGTGCTCGAGGGCACGCCGCGCGACCGGACGCGTACCACCGACCGCGCCACGGCGACCGTCGCCCTGAGCGAGGAGGCGGTCTCGGAGCTCATCCCGATCCCGGGCGTGGGCGACGGTCTCCGCTTCGAGGACGGCCTGGTGGCGTACACGGGCACGATCGAGATCCTCGGCTTCCCGATCGAGTACCGGGCCGACGCGACGATCGAGGCGGACGGCGACACGGTGCTGATCAGCCCCGAATCGGTGCGCATCGTCGGCGGCGCGGCCGAGTTCCTCCTCGGCGGGATCACCGAGGAACTGCTGCGGATCGACCCGATCCCGGTCTGCGTCGCGCAGTTCCTCCCCGACGGGGCCGAGGTCGACGAACTCACCTGGGAGGGCGGGGTCGTCACGCTCGTGCTCGAGGCCGAGGACATCGTGCTCGACGAGGCACTGCTGGAGCGCACCGGCTCCTGCGGCTGA
- a CDS encoding iron ABC transporter ATP-binding protein — protein sequence MPARPTPLARPLRLLAVTVATAAIVVGLAACAPEEPAASPTPTAAETTAPTETPAETDAATPTPTPTPTGEPVDVACDELLTLDQMYAFNPNYGTDPGYAPTGEPAVFAASIGGVACGWLNQSSGETIEVSVARPVDDTMEERLNDAVLAGQAVPTYGTPPEVEGYYGLVAGTGTAQAFADGYWITASSQAFFEPGDAQPLMESMLANLGAG from the coding sequence ATGCCCGCGCGCCCGACCCCGCTCGCCCGACCCCTCCGCCTGCTCGCCGTGACGGTCGCCACGGCGGCGATCGTCGTGGGGCTGGCCGCGTGCGCGCCCGAGGAGCCGGCCGCCTCGCCGACCCCGACCGCGGCGGAGACGACCGCGCCCACCGAGACCCCGGCGGAGACGGATGCGGCGACGCCGACCCCCACCCCCACGCCGACGGGCGAGCCGGTCGACGTCGCCTGCGACGAGCTGCTCACGCTCGACCAGATGTACGCGTTCAACCCGAACTACGGCACCGACCCCGGCTACGCGCCCACGGGTGAGCCCGCGGTCTTCGCCGCATCGATCGGCGGGGTCGCGTGCGGCTGGCTCAACCAGTCCAGCGGCGAGACCATCGAGGTCTCGGTCGCCCGGCCGGTGGACGACACGATGGAGGAGCGCCTCAACGACGCCGTGCTCGCCGGCCAGGCCGTGCCGACCTACGGCACGCCGCCCGAGGTGGAGGGCTACTACGGGCTCGTCGCGGGCACCGGGACCGCCCAGGCGTTCGCCGACGGGTACTGGATCACCGCGTCCTCGCAGGCCTTCTTCGAGCCCGGTGACGCGCAGCCGCTGATGGAGTCGATGCTCGCCAATCTCGGCGCCGGCTGA
- the lysA gene encoding diaminopimelate decarboxylase — protein sequence MATDVIAPAWLRVPNDANALDARVWPASAHRDDAGELVVGGVAATDLAARYGTPLYVLDEADVRARAAAALEAFGSEARAAGSDAHVYYAGKAFLSAEVARWVVEAGLRIDVASGGELAVALAAGVPAAAIGFHGNNKSDAEIARAVSAGVGSIVLDGRAEVDRVADAAERAGVVQAVRLRVNSGVHAHTHEFLATAHDDQKFGVPLADAPGVVAAIRGRDSLRLLGLHCHIGSQIFDAGGFAESAERLLAVHAELLAGGDVPELNLGGGFGIAYTSADDPTPVDELARGIVAAVAERCAALGIPVPVLAFEPGRSIVGPPGISLYEVGTIKDVPVSGGIRRYVAVDGGMSDNARPALYGADYTVRLASRASDAAPVLVRLAGKHCESGDILVDADYLPGDVRPGDLVAVAATGAYCWALSSNYNLLARPAVVAVTDGEARVIVRGETEADLLARDAGIMEGR from the coding sequence GTGGCCACCGACGTCATCGCCCCGGCGTGGTTGCGCGTCCCGAACGACGCGAACGCGCTCGACGCGCGCGTGTGGCCCGCCTCCGCGCACCGCGACGATGCGGGCGAGCTCGTGGTGGGCGGCGTCGCCGCGACCGACCTCGCGGCCCGCTACGGCACCCCGCTCTACGTGCTCGACGAGGCCGACGTGCGCGCCCGCGCCGCGGCCGCCCTCGAGGCGTTCGGCTCCGAGGCACGCGCCGCCGGGTCCGACGCGCACGTCTACTACGCCGGCAAGGCCTTCCTCTCGGCCGAGGTCGCGCGCTGGGTCGTCGAGGCGGGCCTGCGCATCGACGTGGCCAGCGGGGGAGAGCTCGCCGTGGCGCTCGCCGCGGGCGTGCCCGCCGCCGCCATCGGCTTCCACGGCAACAACAAGTCCGACGCCGAGATCGCGCGAGCGGTCTCGGCGGGTGTCGGCTCGATCGTGCTCGACGGGCGCGCGGAGGTCGACCGCGTCGCCGACGCCGCCGAGCGAGCCGGCGTGGTGCAGGCGGTGCGCCTGCGCGTGAACAGCGGCGTGCACGCGCACACCCACGAGTTCCTCGCGACCGCGCACGACGACCAGAAGTTCGGCGTGCCGCTCGCCGACGCACCCGGGGTGGTGGCCGCCATCCGCGGCCGCGACTCGCTCCGACTGCTCGGCCTGCACTGCCACATCGGCTCGCAGATCTTCGATGCCGGCGGGTTCGCCGAGTCGGCCGAGCGCCTCCTCGCGGTGCACGCGGAGCTGCTCGCGGGCGGCGACGTGCCCGAGCTGAACCTCGGCGGCGGCTTCGGCATCGCCTACACCAGCGCCGACGACCCGACGCCCGTCGACGAGCTCGCGCGCGGCATCGTCGCCGCGGTCGCCGAGCGGTGCGCCGCCCTCGGCATCCCGGTGCCGGTGCTCGCGTTCGAGCCCGGCCGCTCGATCGTCGGGCCGCCCGGCATCTCCCTGTACGAGGTCGGCACCATCAAGGACGTCCCGGTCTCCGGGGGCATCCGCCGCTACGTCGCGGTCGACGGCGGCATGAGCGACAACGCCCGTCCGGCGCTCTACGGCGCCGACTACACCGTGCGACTGGCATCGCGGGCATCCGACGCCGCGCCGGTGCTCGTGCGCCTCGCGGGCAAGCACTGCGAGTCGGGCGACATCCTCGTCGACGCCGACTACCTGCCCGGGGACGTGCGCCCCGGCGACCTGGTCGCGGTCGCCGCGACCGGGGCCTACTGCTGGGCGCTCTCCAGCAACTACAACCTGCTCGCCCGCCCGGCCGTCGTGGCCGTGACCGATGGCGAGGCACGGGTCATCGTGCGCGGCGAGACCGAGGCGGACCTCCTCGCGCGCGATGCCGGAATCATGGAAGGCCGCTGA